A single region of the candidate division KSB1 bacterium genome encodes:
- a CDS encoding tetratricopeptide repeat protein: MRVRIIAALIAVMVAMLGARAATPEETRSKAMDFYIRGTTAATNEDYYRAIFDFQEALRFDSLSAFIHVALAESYLAVGSIAQAEGALDRALALDPRNASALEVLSAIYRGSDRMAQAREALETLVELDPASRNYLRQLLSVELTLKRYDDADRTAARIVGIEGPSDLLLRQVTAVYLNEREYARAVPYLRQLQALDTTDAGIVYTLGTTLLQQGDTAQATALIDRSIRLAPDNPRFWTGRAVMMFDRGEYERALALVDSGLPITGPDAGLYNLRGTALNRLGRKLDAIVALKLAVATDTTMSAPYGTLGLIYDTLDSLSEAEFAYRRAIELSDSAAVYLNNLAYTFAARFMRLDEARVLAAEALRRDPDNASYMDTMGWIEFGQGHHDEALRWLKDAAKRTPGSAEVLEHLGDVYAKRGQESKARDYYGRALRLDPRNERLRAKATP; the protein is encoded by the coding sequence ATGCGAGTTCGGATTATTGCAGCGCTGATTGCCGTGATGGTCGCGATGCTTGGCGCGCGCGCGGCGACGCCGGAGGAGACGCGCTCTAAGGCGATGGACTTCTACATTCGCGGCACGACGGCGGCGACGAATGAGGACTATTACCGGGCGATCTTCGACTTTCAAGAGGCCCTGCGGTTTGACTCGCTATCCGCGTTCATCCACGTGGCATTGGCGGAGTCGTATTTGGCGGTGGGAAGCATTGCGCAGGCGGAGGGCGCGCTGGACCGGGCCTTGGCCCTGGATCCGCGGAATGCTTCCGCGCTGGAAGTGCTCTCCGCGATCTATCGTGGCAGCGATCGCATGGCGCAGGCGCGCGAAGCGCTGGAAACGCTGGTCGAGCTCGATCCCGCGAGCCGGAACTATTTGCGGCAATTGCTGTCGGTGGAATTAACGCTCAAGCGGTACGACGACGCGGACCGGACGGCCGCGCGGATCGTTGGCATCGAAGGGCCGAGCGATCTCTTGCTGCGGCAGGTGACGGCAGTGTATCTGAACGAGCGGGAATACGCGCGCGCGGTACCGTACCTCCGGCAGCTTCAGGCGCTGGACACAACGGACGCCGGAATCGTTTACACGCTGGGCACGACGCTCCTGCAGCAGGGCGACACCGCTCAAGCGACGGCGCTGATCGATCGGTCGATTCGCCTGGCGCCTGATAATCCGCGGTTCTGGACGGGCCGTGCCGTAATGATGTTCGATCGCGGCGAGTACGAGCGCGCGCTGGCCCTGGTGGACAGCGGGCTGCCCATTACCGGGCCGGACGCGGGGCTTTACAACCTGCGCGGCACGGCGCTGAACCGGCTGGGGCGCAAGCTTGACGCGATCGTCGCGCTGAAGTTGGCCGTGGCGACGGACACGACCATGTCGGCTCCCTATGGTACGCTCGGGTTGATCTACGACACACTGGACAGCCTGTCGGAGGCGGAGTTTGCCTACCGTCGCGCGATCGAGCTATCGGACAGCGCCGCCGTGTATTTGAACAATCTGGCCTACACGTTCGCCGCGCGATTTATGCGGCTTGACGAGGCTCGTGTGCTCGCGGCGGAGGCATTACGTCGCGATCCGGACAACGCTTCCTACATGGATACGATGGGTTGGATCGAATTCGGGCAGGGTCATCACGACGAGGCGCTGCGGTGGCTAAAGGATGCGGCCAAGCGGACGCCGGGATCGGCTGAAGTGCTGGAGCACCTCGGCGATGTGTACGCGAAGCGCGGGCAGGAGTCGAAGGCGCGCGACTACTATGGTCGCGCCCTGCGTCTGGATCCACGAAACGAGCGCTTGCGTGCCAAAGCTACTCCGTAG
- a CDS encoding glycosyltransferase, whose product MSEAERLELSVVVPLYNEDESLRELHAQLTAVCSRRTGGYEIIFVDDGSRDHSLDVLRELRAGDPHLRIISFRRNFGKSAALATGFQAATGRYVITMDSDLQDDPAEIPGLIAKLEEGWDLVSGWKKKRYDPLSKTVPSKFFNYVTSKLSGIRLHDFNCGLKAYRKPVTEDIPVYGELHRFLPVLAHKMGYRCTEQPVQHRARKYGVTKFGMSRFVNGFFDLLTVLFISGFNRAPLHLFGSLGMICALTGFAINLYLTIGWLAGQWIGNRPLLFLGVLLMVIGVQFFSFGLIAEMMVNTSERDRTYAIKYDSAAADAPGPASAR is encoded by the coding sequence ATGAGTGAGGCAGAGCGCCTGGAGCTCAGCGTCGTCGTTCCGCTGTACAACGAGGACGAATCGCTGCGGGAGTTGCACGCGCAGCTTACGGCCGTGTGTTCCCGGCGGACGGGCGGTTATGAGATCATCTTCGTGGATGATGGGAGTCGGGATCACTCCCTGGACGTGCTGCGCGAACTCCGCGCCGGGGATCCTCATCTTCGGATCATCTCTTTCCGCCGCAATTTCGGGAAGTCGGCGGCACTGGCCACGGGCTTTCAAGCGGCAACGGGCAGGTACGTGATCACGATGGATTCGGACCTGCAGGATGACCCGGCCGAGATACCGGGATTAATCGCGAAGTTGGAGGAAGGCTGGGACCTGGTCTCCGGCTGGAAGAAAAAGCGCTATGACCCGCTCAGCAAGACAGTGCCGTCGAAGTTTTTCAACTATGTGACGAGCAAGCTGTCCGGGATTCGACTGCACGATTTCAACTGCGGACTGAAAGCGTATCGCAAGCCGGTCACGGAAGACATTCCGGTGTACGGGGAGTTGCACCGATTCTTGCCGGTGCTGGCACACAAGATGGGTTATCGCTGCACGGAGCAGCCGGTGCAGCATCGCGCGCGGAAATACGGGGTGACGAAGTTCGGGATGAGCCGCTTCGTCAACGGCTTCTTTGATCTATTGACCGTGCTGTTCATCTCCGGGTTCAACCGCGCACCGCTGCACCTGTTCGGGTCGCTGGGGATGATTTGCGCGCTGACGGGATTTGCGATCAACCTGTACCTGACCATCGGCTGGCTGGCGGGGCAGTGGATCGGCAACCGGCCGCTGTTGTTTCTCGGCGTGTTATTGATGGTGATCGGCGTGCAGTTCTTTTCCTTTGGCTTGATCGCGGAGATGATGGTGAACACCTCCGAGCGGGATCGTACGTACGCGATCAAGTACGATTCGGCGGCCGCCGACGCGCCCGGACCAGCGTCGGCGCGATAG
- a CDS encoding HAMP domain-containing histidine kinase, with amino-acid sequence MMRLPRLAYQHVGTFKGFLFLAAVILIISVLAYTQVLVSKLKDSTRHGLEQKIRMYSVLVNSESPDLIALALEQIQAVDFPIIVTDSRGSPKHWKNIEIDPNDTTAEARSQARDLARTMDEQGNPALPILVSGNQVDWFHYGDSVVIRQLRWLPWVEILVALLFVIIGYVGFSSIRRSEERMVWVGLAKETAHQLGTPLTSLMGWTELLKGGGDVQHAVVEMERDMVRLERVTARFSQIGSEPVMTATRLRDVVQETVNYFQSRLPRTDKPISLQIDFPCDPVVNLNRGLFGWVLENLIKNSIDALRQSGGEIQVSCELHGDTVNIDVADNGPGIQAKHRRLVFRPGFTTKTRGWGLGLSLARRIVEEYHGGRLFIKETSHGRGTVMRICLRVGHGDS; translated from the coding sequence ATGATGCGGCTGCCGCGGCTTGCCTATCAGCATGTGGGAACTTTCAAAGGGTTCCTCTTTCTCGCGGCGGTGATTCTGATTATTTCGGTACTGGCCTACACGCAGGTGCTGGTGTCGAAGCTGAAGGACTCGACGCGGCACGGACTGGAGCAGAAGATTCGGATGTACTCGGTGCTGGTGAACAGCGAGAGTCCGGATCTGATCGCGCTCGCGCTCGAGCAGATTCAGGCGGTCGATTTTCCGATCATTGTCACGGATTCGCGCGGCAGTCCGAAGCACTGGAAGAATATCGAGATTGACCCCAATGACACGACGGCGGAGGCGCGGTCACAGGCGCGTGACTTGGCGCGGACGATGGACGAGCAGGGGAATCCCGCGTTACCGATTCTGGTGTCGGGCAATCAAGTCGATTGGTTTCACTACGGCGATTCGGTCGTCATCCGGCAATTACGCTGGCTGCCGTGGGTCGAGATTCTCGTGGCGCTGCTCTTTGTGATCATCGGCTATGTCGGGTTCAGCAGTATTCGCCGGAGCGAAGAGCGCATGGTCTGGGTGGGTCTGGCCAAGGAGACCGCGCATCAACTGGGAACACCGTTAACGTCATTGATGGGCTGGACCGAGTTGTTGAAGGGCGGCGGTGACGTACAGCACGCGGTGGTCGAGATGGAACGGGACATGGTTCGGCTCGAGCGGGTCACCGCGCGGTTTTCGCAGATCGGCTCGGAGCCCGTCATGACGGCGACGCGTCTGCGCGACGTTGTGCAGGAGACGGTGAACTATTTCCAGTCGCGCCTGCCGCGCACGGATAAGCCGATCAGCCTTCAAATCGACTTTCCCTGCGATCCGGTGGTAAATTTGAACCGCGGGCTGTTCGGGTGGGTGCTCGAAAACTTGATCAAGAACAGTATCGATGCCTTGCGGCAGTCGGGTGGCGAGATTCAGGTGTCCTGCGAGCTGCACGGCGACACGGTGAATATCGATGTCGCGGACAACGGACCCGGGATTCAGGCGAAGCATCGCCGCTTGGTCTTTCGTCCGGGCTTTACGACGAAGACCCGCGGTTGGGGGCTGGGCCTCTCGTTGGCGCGCCGGATCGTCGAGGAGTATCACGGTGGCCGATTATTCATTAAGGAGACCTCGCACGGCCGGGGCACGGTAATGCGCATCTGTTTACGAGTAGGCCACGGTGACTCCTAA
- the mltG gene encoding endolytic transglycosylase MltG, producing MTPNASHSGRVARGFVVLGLALVLLLALEVFSRVLLEGSISDGPRQLIEVSIPEGATVEQLSKVLQARGLIDHPLLFRYAVRLMGADTKIQAGNIVLASGQSLVELIQNLSRAKSVGVPVLIREGLTSMEIAGIIHARLGIDSTAFLAVIRDTVFAREVGVDGPSLEGYLYPDTYLFAANGDVRRMVRRMVANFRSHLPVDADARAAALGLTLHGALTLASIVEWETMVRSEARTIASVYLNRLRKGMLLQADPTVSYALGKGPSRLFFSDLKVDSRYNTYKYTGLPPGPINNPGRLAIEAALSPESTSYLFFVSQGDGTHAFTTNLTDHLAAKAQLDRIRRDYDREQLAKPDSVVKG from the coding sequence GTGACTCCTAACGCATCGCATTCAGGCCGCGTCGCACGCGGCTTTGTCGTATTGGGACTGGCCCTGGTGCTGTTGTTGGCTCTGGAAGTATTCTCGCGCGTGTTGTTGGAGGGATCGATTTCCGATGGCCCGCGGCAGTTGATTGAGGTGAGCATCCCGGAGGGCGCGACGGTCGAGCAGCTCTCCAAGGTCCTTCAGGCCCGCGGGCTCATCGATCATCCGCTCTTGTTTCGCTATGCGGTGCGGCTGATGGGCGCCGACACGAAGATCCAGGCGGGCAACATTGTGCTGGCATCGGGGCAATCGCTGGTCGAACTGATTCAGAACCTTTCGCGCGCGAAGTCGGTGGGAGTACCGGTGCTGATCCGCGAGGGCTTGACCAGCATGGAGATTGCCGGGATCATTCACGCGCGATTGGGAATTGACTCGACGGCGTTTCTGGCGGTGATTCGCGATACCGTGTTCGCTCGTGAAGTCGGCGTGGACGGTCCCTCGTTGGAAGGCTACCTCTATCCGGATACCTATCTGTTTGCCGCGAACGGTGATGTACGGCGCATGGTCCGTCGCATGGTGGCAAATTTTCGCTCGCACCTGCCGGTAGATGCGGATGCGCGGGCGGCCGCGCTGGGTCTGACTCTGCACGGGGCCTTGACACTCGCCAGTATCGTGGAGTGGGAGACGATGGTGCGGAGCGAGGCGCGGACCATCGCCTCGGTGTATCTGAATCGGCTGCGAAAAGGGATGCTCCTGCAGGCCGATCCCACGGTGTCTTATGCGTTGGGGAAGGGACCCTCGCGGCTCTTCTTCAGTGATTTGAAGGTGGACAGCCGATACAATACTTACAAGTACACGGGTCTGCCGCCGGGACCGATCAACAACCCGGGCCGGCTGGCGATCGAGGCGGCGCTCAGCCCGGAGTCCACATCGTACCTGTTTTTTGTCTCGCAGGGCGACGGCACCCACGCGTTTACGACGAATTTGACGGATCACCTGGCGGCGAAAGCTCAACTCGATCGGATTCGCCGTGACTATGACCGCGAGCAGCTCGCGAAGCCGGATAGCGTAGTCAAGGGATGA
- a CDS encoding UvrD-helicase domain-containing protein, which produces MNSRFREFLKTLNAEQRDAVVAPSGPILVLAGAGSGKTRVLTGRVFYLVAEQREHPDSLLVMTFTNKAARELQERLRGYWGESSRLPWAGTFHSFCARLLRQYGGEIGLAPGFTIYDTDDNEAILTGLLSERQLARDELSAGTLRGWISLIKNGGRLSGKHPAHRYVDDLLTAYNDRLRTAQAVDFDDLLRLPLDLFAACPQVLQRLRDRYRHVLIDEFQDTNSHQFEFSRILAEPRNDLFVVGDDDQAIYGWRGADSKHILEFQERFAGTQVHRLEQNYRSTQAILDIANDVIGGNRKRTDKRLWTAQKGGEKVVLRTLSRAVDEANEVVGEIVHQRRMNGYTWRDFAILFRTNSLSRLFEEVLVAQAVPYALVGGVRFYERKEIKDLLAYLRVLVNPDDEQAWRRVLKTPPRGIGEVTVAAVEETAKQLRTGFGAVLHDEQLLKLLGKTAFAKLSPVAGRMLKLREEIRELVIADQVRTVLDSSGLVDHYNDPRDPASEERIANLHQLVEAARERQRAVSEITLTDFLAEAALVADVDAYEEQADRVTLMTLHSAKGLEFPVVFITGVEEGLLPHRRSMDSQAGLEEERRLFYVGVTRARERLYLTYSQSRTLYGGRDFQEPSRFLRDIEPTRLRGWTLPPRRQFEDSLDLGDGHAPASSRHRDVFQMSRPASPSVSASLVPYRIGDLVEHADFGLGVVTAKSGDAENLKVRVAFEGIGSKLLAVKYAQLKKVD; this is translated from the coding sequence ATGAACTCCAGATTTCGGGAATTTCTCAAGACATTGAACGCGGAGCAGCGCGATGCGGTGGTGGCTCCGTCGGGACCGATTCTGGTGCTTGCCGGGGCGGGGTCGGGTAAGACGCGCGTGTTGACGGGACGGGTATTTTACCTGGTAGCCGAGCAGCGCGAGCATCCCGACTCCCTGCTGGTGATGACTTTCACGAACAAAGCGGCGCGCGAGCTTCAGGAGCGACTGCGCGGTTACTGGGGCGAATCCTCACGGCTGCCGTGGGCGGGGACCTTTCACTCGTTTTGCGCGCGGCTGTTGCGGCAGTACGGCGGTGAGATCGGCCTGGCGCCGGGTTTTACGATCTATGACACGGACGATAATGAAGCGATACTAACCGGATTGCTGAGCGAACGGCAGCTCGCGCGCGATGAGCTGAGCGCCGGTACGCTGCGGGGCTGGATTTCGCTCATCAAGAATGGCGGCAGGCTGTCGGGGAAGCACCCGGCGCACCGCTACGTGGATGACTTGCTCACGGCCTACAACGACCGGTTGCGGACGGCGCAGGCCGTGGACTTTGATGATTTGTTGCGGCTGCCGTTGGACTTGTTCGCCGCCTGTCCGCAGGTCTTGCAGCGGTTGCGCGATCGTTATCGGCACGTTCTGATCGACGAGTTCCAGGACACGAACTCGCATCAATTCGAGTTTTCGCGGATCCTGGCCGAGCCGCGGAATGATCTGTTCGTCGTGGGCGACGACGATCAGGCGATTTACGGCTGGCGCGGCGCGGATTCGAAACACATTCTCGAGTTTCAGGAGCGGTTTGCGGGCACGCAGGTTCACCGGCTCGAGCAGAACTATCGCTCGACGCAGGCGATCCTCGACATCGCGAACGACGTGATTGGCGGGAACCGAAAGCGGACGGACAAACGGCTGTGGACGGCGCAGAAGGGCGGGGAAAAGGTCGTGTTGCGGACGCTGTCCCGCGCCGTCGATGAGGCCAACGAAGTTGTCGGCGAGATCGTGCACCAGCGGCGGATGAACGGCTACACGTGGCGGGATTTCGCGATTCTCTTTCGGACCAATTCGTTATCGCGGCTGTTCGAGGAGGTGTTGGTCGCGCAGGCCGTGCCGTATGCCCTAGTGGGCGGCGTGCGGTTCTACGAGCGCAAGGAAATCAAGGACCTGTTGGCCTATCTGCGTGTGCTGGTCAATCCGGACGATGAACAGGCGTGGCGCCGCGTGCTGAAGACGCCGCCGCGCGGGATCGGCGAGGTCACAGTCGCCGCGGTTGAGGAGACGGCGAAGCAACTGCGCACGGGATTCGGCGCGGTTCTGCACGACGAGCAGCTTCTGAAACTGCTCGGCAAGACCGCGTTCGCGAAACTGAGTCCGGTGGCCGGGCGCATGCTCAAGCTGCGCGAGGAGATACGGGAACTGGTGATTGCGGATCAGGTTCGGACGGTGTTGGACAGCAGCGGACTGGTGGATCACTACAACGATCCGCGGGATCCTGCGAGCGAAGAGCGTATCGCCAACCTGCATCAATTGGTGGAGGCGGCGCGGGAGCGGCAGCGCGCAGTTTCGGAGATCACGCTGACCGATTTTCTGGCGGAAGCCGCGCTGGTGGCGGACGTGGACGCGTACGAGGAGCAGGCGGATCGTGTCACGCTGATGACGTTGCACTCGGCGAAGGGGCTGGAGTTTCCGGTGGTCTTCATCACGGGCGTCGAAGAGGGACTGCTGCCGCATCGCCGGAGCATGGATAGCCAGGCGGGGCTTGAAGAGGAACGGCGGTTGTTTTACGTTGGCGTGACGCGGGCGCGGGAGCGGTTGTATCTGACGTACTCACAGTCTCGTACGCTTTATGGCGGTCGCGATTTTCAGGAACCCTCGCGGTTCCTGCGCGACATTGAACCAACGCGCTTGCGCGGTTGGACGTTGCCGCCGCGCCGGCAATTCGAGGACTCGCTTGACTTGGGGGACGGCCACGCGCCGGCCAGCTCGCGGCACCGCGACGTTTTTCAGATGTCGCGCCCGGCATCGCCGTCCGTCAGCGCATCGCTGGTGCCGTACCGGATCGGCGATCTCGTCGAGCACGCGGATTTCGGTCTGGGAGTGGTGACGGCAAAGAGCGGCGACGCCGAGAATCTGAAAGTGCGAGTGGCGTTCGAGGGTATCGGCTCGAAGCTGCTGGCGGTGAAATACGCGCAACTGAAGAAGGTGGATTAG